TGCAGCCTCGCCCATGAGTAGCCCCGCCATGCTCCCTGCAGCCTCACCCATGAGTAGCCCGCCATGCTCCCTGCAGCCTCGCCCATGAGTAGCCCCGCCATGCTCCCTGCAGCCTCGCCCATGAGTAGCCCCGCCATGCTCCCTGCAGCCTCACCCATGAGTAGCCCCGCCATGCTCCCTGCAGCCTCACCCATGAGAAGCCCCGCCATGCTCCCTGCAGCCTCGCCCATGAGTAGCCCCGCCATGCTCCCTGCAGCCTCACCCATGAGTAGCCCCGCCATGCTCCCTGAAGCCTCGCCCAAGAGTAGCCCCGCCATGCTCCCTGCAGCCTCACCCATGAGTAGCCCCGCCATGCTCCCTGCAGCCTCACCCATGAGTAGCCCCGCCATGCTCACTGAAGCCTCGGCCATGAGTAGCCCCGCCATGCTCCCTGCAGCCTCGCCCATGAGTAGCCCCGCCATGCTCCCTGCAGCCTCGCCCATGAGTAGTCTCGCCATGCTCCCTGCAGCCTCGCCCATGAGTAGCCCCGCCATGCTCCCTGCAGCCTCGCCCATGAGTAGCCCCGCCATGCTCCCTGCAGCCTCACCCATGAGTAGCCCCGCCATGCTCCCTGCAGCCTCGCCCATGAGTAGCCCCGCCATGCTCCCTGCAGCCTCGCCCATGAGTAGCCCCGCCATGCTCCCTGCAGCCTCACCCATGAGTAGCCCCGCCATGCTCCCTGCAGCCTCACCCATGAGTAGCCCCGCCATGCTCCCTGCAGCCTCGCCCATGAGTAGCCCCGCCATGCTCCCTGCAGCCTCACCCATGAGTAGCCCCGCCATGCTCCCTGCAGCCTCACCCATGAGTAGCCCCGCCATGCTCCCTGCAGCCTCGCCCATGAGTAGCCCCGCCATGCTCCCTGCAGCCTCACCCATGAGTAGCCCCGCCATGCTCACTGCAGCCTCACCCATGAGTAGCCCCGCCATGCTCCCTGCAGCCTCACCCATGAGTAGCCCCGCCATGCTCCCTGCAGCCTCACCCATGAGTAGCCCCGCCATGCTCACTGCAGCCTCACCCATGAGTAGCCCCGCCATGCTCACTGCAGCCTCACCCATGAGTAGCCCCGCCATGCTCCCTGCAGCCTCACCCATGAGTAGCCCCGCCATGCTCCCTGCAGCCTCACCCATGAGTAGCCCCGCCATGCTCACTGCAGCCTCACCCATGAGTAGCCCCGCCATGCTCCCTGCAGCCTCACCCATGAGTAGCCCCGCCATGCTCACTGCAGCCTCACCCATGAGTAGCCCCGCCATGCTCACTGCAGCCTCACCCATGAGTAGCCCCGCCATGCTCCCTGCAGCCTCACCCATGAGTAGCCCCGCCATGCTCCCTGCAGCCTCACCCATGAGTAGCCCCGCCATGCTCACTGCAGCCTCACCCATGAGTAGCCCCGCCATGCTCCCTGCAGCCTCACCCATGAGTAGCCCCGCCATGCTCACTGCAGCCTCACCCATGAGTAGCCCCGCCATGCTCACTGCAGCCTCACCCATGAGTAGCCCCGCCATGCTCACT
The DNA window shown above is from Bacillus rossius redtenbacheri isolate Brsri chromosome 2, Brsri_v3, whole genome shotgun sequence and carries:
- the LOC134529889 gene encoding LOW QUALITY PROTEIN: mucin-1-like (The sequence of the model RefSeq protein was modified relative to this genomic sequence to represent the inferred CDS: substituted 1 base at 1 genomic stop codon), whose product is MSSPAMLPAASPMSSPAMLTAASPMSSPAMLTAASPMSSPAMLPAASPMSSPAMLPAASPMSSPAMLTAASPMSSPAMLPAASPMSSPAMLTAASPMSSPAMLTAASPMSSPAMLPAASPMSSPAMLPAASPMSSPAMLTAASPMSSPAMLPAASPMSSPAMLTAASPMSSPAMLTAASPMSSPAMLTAASPMSSPAMLTAASPMSSPAMLPAASPMSSPAMLPAASPMSSPAMLPAASPMSSSQLKGSTPTRITALRATLQWLPSQADVTXRRTGAAPAQLGSRPERTLGSEWMRGTSLLAQAGRSPTKPEQFIGR